A window of Roseiflexus castenholzii DSM 13941 genomic DNA:
TCCCTGTTCCGCCAATGTGACAATCGCAATCTCGACTCCTTCCGCCGTCAGGCGGCGAGCCGCCAGAATCGCCTGCGCCACATCCGTCACGTGTATGCCGGTCAAGGCTTCCGCCTCGATAGCATTCGGGGTCACAAGCGAGAATGATCCGATGAACGGTCGGTAGCGCAGCGCCGGTGCGTATGCCACCGGATCGAGGGCTACCGGCACGTCGGCAGCCGCACAGATGTCGAGCAATGTCTTCGCACTCTCGACCGGTACATTTGCGTCCATCACGACCATGGGAGCGCGCTGAAACAGAGCGCGATGGCTCGTGATCACCGCTGGCGTCAGCGCAGCAACCGCTTCAGTGTCGTCTACGCCGGTGATCAACTGACCTTCCGGCGAGAGCAGCGCAACATAGGCAGGTGAGTGATGGTCGCACACCCTGATCACGTGATCGGTATTCACTCCTGCGCGCGCCGTCTGCTGCACAATTGCCTGCCCGAAATCATCATCGCACACAACAGTGACCAACGTCGTCGGATAGCCGAGGCGCGCCAGATTTTCGGCGACATTCCGTGCACACCCCCCAACGCTGATACGCACATCCGCCGAATTCGAGGTGCTGGCAAGAACCTCGCCACGTAGACGACACTTCACGTCCAGACACGCCGCCCCTACAACAACGATCGGTTCGCATGCATTGTCATTGTCTGGTTGCATTGCCGGGTTTCGCTCCTCCGTTGCCGGGCTTGTTGCTTGAAGGTTGCATGGTAGCAGGCGGCGGCAATGCTTCGATCTCGCCGGTCCACTCCGGGATCAACAGCGCTCCAATGATTTCGGGCGAAATCTCGATGCCTTCCTCCCGCAACACGCGCACAATATTGCGGATGCGTTCGGCTTCCGCCTGCGCTTCCGCTTTACTCGTCTCCAGAATACGCTTGACTTCCTGTTTGACCGGACCATCAGGGTCGGGCGAGCGAAAACGATCTTCCGGCACGCTGAAATAATCGATATCAACCCGCGTGACCACGACACCCCATCGTTGGGTCAGTTCGTTCAGGCGACGCAGAACCTCACGCGAGATATGGTGTCGTTTCTGATAAGCGTCGGTTGCGCTTTTTGTCTCAGCGAAGATCACTTCGCGGACAATATCATCGACCTCGTGGGTCAACTGGCGCGCCAGCAGTTTCTCCCAGAACGCCACATCGAGGCGTGCCCGTTCGAGATCGCGCCCCATCTCGCGCGCGACATCGTTCTGGATTTGCCCGCGGTTCGGAATGTTTGCCAGCGCAAACTCCGGGTTCTTTACCCGATAGCGCAGATGCACTTCCACCTCATCGATGCTGTGCGATCCGCCCGTATTGATTTTGGCGACCTTTACGTCGTGGCTCAACTCATAGAGTGGAATGGTTGCAACCCGTCGCTCCAGCAACGGGATGAGCGGCGGCGCCAGCGGCGGCTGGAGGCGGTAGAGCGAACCGCTGTAGAACCGCGCCACCATAATCGCATGATCTTCCGGCACCACAACGGTGTGGCTCGAGATCCAGCGAAAGACATAGAGTAATACTCCAATCCACACGAGTGGAAACAAAACGCCGCCGGTATCGCCGAGCACATCGCGCCCTAAGAAATAGGATGCCATCAGCGACGTCAATGCTGCAAACGCCGCCATCATACCGATCTCGTTCCAGTCGCCGTTCAGCGCGATGAGCAGGCTGACCGCCATGATGACGACGCAGAGCAACGTCACCGTGTCGTTTTGGGGCACGGTCAGGTAAATGACCACCAGCGATACGAACATCAATCCCAACACAAGCGAAGCCGCAGCATACCGCGCCGACTGATCGTTTCGCCCAAAGATGCCCTTCGATGCCATCTACACCTCCAGCAACACTTTCAACCGACCGGCTGCGGCGGCGAATGCGCGCAAGCCATCGTGGAGCGGAAACCGCGCAGCGATCAATGGCGCCGTTGCGATCAACCCGCCGTCGAGCGCGCGCAGCGCCGCTGCAAACGGACCGCAACGCGACCCGATCAGGCGAATCTCGTCCACCACCAGCATGGTCAGGTTGCACTCCGACTCGGCTGCGAATGTGCTCTTCATCACCAGAGACCCGCGCGGGCGCACCAATCGGCGCGCCACTCGAAATCCGTGCGGATGACCGGTGCAATCGACAACCACATCGAAGCGCGCGGTATACGCTGCGTCCAATTCGTCAACATGGATGGCGTGAATCGCCATGCTCTCCAGAAACTCCCAACGCTCTGGATGCCGCCCAACCAGCGTGACATCGCATCCAGGAAGGCGCGCCGCCTGCACACAGAGCAGACCGAGTTTGCCATCACCAACCACCGCAACCTGATCGGTCGGGCGCAGATGAATTTGCTGAAGCATTTCGAGCGCGGCAGCGACCGGTTCGGTGAACACTGCCACGGCATCCGGCATACGATCCGGCGCCCGATGAAGACAGGCTATCGGCAGGCTGAACAATTCCGCCATTGCGCCGTCCCGCCGATCAATGCCAAGCGTGGTGCGATTGGGGCAATGGCTCTCGTCGCCGCGCCGACATACGGCACAATCGCGGCATGCCGCATTGATTTCGCCGACCACACGCTGTCCGATCCACGCCGCGTCCTCACAAGCGACGACAACGCCAACGAATTCGTGCCCCAGCACGCCGCGAAAGTTCATATAGCCGCGGGTGATTTCAATATCGGTGTTGCAGATGCCAACCAGCGTGGGGCGAATGAGCGCCTCGCCAGCACGCAGAACTGGTCGGGGATAATCGTCGACCTGACGCAGTTTGCCATCATACACAAGTGCGTGCATTGGCGACCCGCGCTCTCTCGATATTGCGGTGCGAGTATGTTCGATACGAGATATTTGCACCGTGCGAGTGTCACTTTGGTGTATTATACTACATCGGTCATGCGCTATGCAATACGCGCGGATCGTATCCGGCGTCGCTATCGACCGGACGCTCACGCACTCCGGTTGGTGCCCGGCGCGCACGGATGTTCACGGATCGAGATGGGTTTGCGCGAAATCGATAGCCTTCTATCACCAGCGCATCCATATCAATCCGCCATGTCCTCCGTGTTCTTCGAACGACACATCGCGCCCGAACCCGGATCGCGTCGTGCGATGATGTCCAACCATGCAGGTGCGCCAATGTCATTGCGGATCGTGTTTCTCGGCAGTCCAACGTTCGCGGTCCTTCCACTGGAGCGTCTGGTCGCCGACTCCAGGTATCAGGTGGTGGGTGTCGTCACGCAGCCGGATCGTCCGGCAGGTCGCGGGAAGATGCCCGTTGCGACGCCGGTCAAACAGGCGGCGCTGCGCCTGGGATTGCCGGTGCTCACCCCTGAGACGTTGCGCGATCCTGCGGCTGTCGCAGATCTGGCGGATCTGCGCCCCGATGTCGGGGTCGTCGCAGCATATGGCGAAATCCTGCGCCGCGATGTGCTCGCCATTCCACCGCTGGGGTATGTCAATATCCATCCGTCGCTCCTGCCGCTCTACCGCGGTCCCTCGCCTGTTGCCGGCGCGATCCTCAACGGCGATGCGGAAACCGGTGTGACCATTATGGTGATTGAGGCGAAAATGGACGCCGGACCCATCCTGGCGCAGCGTGTTGTTCCGCTCCCTCCCGATGCGCGCACCGGTTCGCTCACGCGCGAATTGTTCGCTATTGGCGCCGATATGCTGCTCGAAACGCTGGATGCTTATGCCACTGGCGCCATCACGCCGCACCCGCAGGACCATGCCCGCGCGACATTTACGAAACTGCTTTCGCGTGAGGATGGGATTATCGATTGGTCGCAACCCGCGCTTCGGATCGAACGAATGACGCGCGCCTACGATCCGTGGCCCGGCGCGACCACCACCTGGCGCGGTGCGCCGCTCAAAATCATTGCTGCGCGTGTCCGATCCGACCGGCACAGCGATGCGCCTCCCGGCACGTTGCTGGATACGGCGGAGGGTCTCGCTGTGGCAACTGGCGATGGTCTGCTTGTGCTCGAAACCGTGCAGCCTGCCGGCAAACGCCCACTCCCCGCTGCGGACTGGCGCCGCGGTGTACGCTTGACCGGCGGGGAACGGTTGGGTGGTTAGGGGTTCTGGGAACCTTTCTGTCTGACGCTTTCAGCCCCGCGCGCCGCCACAGGCGTGGGTTGTGGTCCGCCAGGGGCGCGACGCGCCGCGCAGCAGCGCCAAACCATCCACCAGGGACACGAAGCAACACGAAAATTTGTCAATCCCTGCGATCCGTTCCCTTCCTGCATTCGACGTTCAATATGGAGGCGCCCGCACAGGCTCCCTGCCACGCGCGGGAGACTGAACCGATATTGAACCGATAGAGAGGCGCACATGCCGGTGCGCTCCTTATCTTCATCCTTGCACACCATGTAACGTTCAACGTTCCCACACCCACCGCGCCTCACGTTCCACAACCTGCGCAAAGCGACTATCACGCGGAAGATTCTGCCATTCGTCGAGGGTGTAGACCAGCAGATCGACAGGAACAGGAAGCGAAGTTGTGTCCCACGCAGCGGCGCGCTGCTCGAAGGGGAGGTCAGACTGCGCGATAATCAGCACCACGTCTACGTCGCTGCCGACTCCCCAATCGCCCCTGGCGTAGGAACCGATGTACCCGACGCGCACCACACTCGAATGCTGTTCAGCCAGCGCCTGCGCCCATTCTCGCAGTGCGCGCTCAACCGTCTGCGCGTCAGGCCATTTCATGACGGACGAATTCAACGATCTCGCGCGCATACGCAATTGCCTGTTCACTCTGAAGAACGCCGTAATGCTCATAGGGCGCGCCCGCCGAATGTCCATTGGGATAACGAGTCGGGATGTAGAAGTTGTCCAGCACGCGCCCTTTGTCAATCAGATCGGGCGGAACATTCAGCGGCAGATCGGCGAGCAAACGGGCCACGACGTGTCCCCAGGCTTCCTGCCGGTGCGCGAGATGCAGCGCTTTGACGGCTTTTTCTGCCGACTGATGCGCAGCGAAGCAAGCCCATTCGTGCCTTCCGGCGCGCTGCGAGTCAATCGCCTGCTCCAGGTCGCGTTCCGCCTGTTTGAACCAGTCCTGTGAGCGATTCGGCATGGCGTGCGCCTTATTGCTGCACGTATTCGCGCTCGAAAACCCAATGCTCCGGTGATTGCGCCTCCATATCAGAGGAGCGATGCGTCCACTCGTCAACGGTATAGACTGAGAGGCGCGCAGGAAGCGGCAGCGGATGTGCGTCCCACGCAGCGGCGCGCTGATCGAAGGGGAGGTCAGACTGCGCGACGATGAGCAGTACATCTGTCTTGCCACCTGCCTGTGGCGGCTTATCAACATATCCGACGCGCACTATGTCGGGGTGCTGTTCCGTCAGCGCCAGCGCCCATTCCCGCAGCGCGGCTTCGGTCGATGGAGCGCCCCTCTGTTCTGCTGCACCAGGAGCACCATGTGCATGGCGACGATTATCCAGCACATTTCTGGGCGACGACGGGCGAAACGCAAAGATCACCGCGCCCTCTTCTGGCACGGGGTCGTACCCGCCCTGCGCCCATGGGTGACAGCGCAGAATGCGCCGAATGCCCAGATACGTTCCCTTCAGCGCGCCGTGCCGCGCAATCGCCTGATAGGTATACGTTGAGCAACTCGGCTCATAAATGCAACTCGGCGGGAGCGCCGGCGAGATGAACATCTGATAGAACCGGATGAGTTTGAGGAGTATCCAGCGAATCACAGGAGTTCCTCGAACGCTCTGTGCGTTCAGCGTATCGTTTCCCACACCAGATGCGCCAGTTCCGGCAGAATGAGTTTTTCCATCCCCAGGCGCACGGCGGCCGGCGAACCGGGCAGGCAAAAGATGAGCGACCGTTGAAAGACCCCAGCCGTGGCGCGCGAGAGCATGGCTGCCGGACCGATATCCTGGTATGAGAGCATGCGAAAGATCTCGCCGAAGCCGGGCATGCGTTTTTCGAGCAGCGCATCGATCGCCTCGAATGTGCTGTCGCGCCGCGCGATGCCGGTGCCGCCGCTCGTGATGATCACCTGACACCCGGCGGCGGCAAAGTCGCGCACAATGTCCACAATCTGCGCCGGTTCGTCTTTGACGACCATATAGCGCAATACGGTATGCCCGGCGCCTTCGAGACCGGCGCGGATGATCGCGCCGCCTGTATCGGTCTCCGGGGTGCGCGTGTCGCTGATGGTGAGAATGCCGCAGTTCACCGACGCAACGGCGGAGCGGGCGATCTTTTCGTGTTCTGAATGGCTCATAAGCGCAATATGGTGGTCAAATCGGCTCTAATGACATTATACCACTCCTGAACCCGATCAGGCGCCTCAGCGCCCCGGCGCGCTCATATGCACCGCACGACGTTCCCTTCGCGCCTGCCACAGAATGACGAGCACCCATGTGATCACAACGACGCTGATCACCGCATTGGCGCTCCCTGCCGCAATCGGCGAGGCGCTGACGAAGTCGAAAAGCCCGTGCCACAGGGCGACCGGAATGCCGCTTCGTTCTCAGGCGGGAAACAAGGGAGGAGAGAAGAGCGTTGAGACGCCAAACACCCGCTGCACATTTCAAAAAGCCCACACGTGAGAGGAGGAGACCGAGGACAGGCGACAGCCAGAGTATTGACACGAACACTCCGCGCTTGTAATGGAGGAAGCGCAGGCGCTAATCGCAGACCTGCGCCGCAATCAGGTGTAACAAACTCAGCAGCACACGCTTGACACTTTCGCGATCACGCGCCACGCAGGGCAGCACCGGCGCCTCAGGCGGCACGCCCAGGCGTCTTCTCACATATGCAGGCGGCAACGCTGCTTCATCATCCTGCTTATTCGCTGCCACCACAAACGGCGCATCGGTGATTTCTGCAAAGCGCGCCATCAGGCGCTGCGTTTCGGCAAAGTGCGCCGGACGACAACTATCGACCATGACCACGTATCCCAATGCGCCGATCGCCAGATGTTCCCACATAAAATCGAACCGTTCCTGCCCTGGAGTGCCGAAAAGGTACAGACTCAACCGATCATTAATGGCAATCGTGCCAAAATCAAGCGCAACGGTCGTTTCGCGCTTCAATGCGCGCTCTTCCTCCAATGTGACGCTGTAATCAGTTGACACCGGCTCAATATCGCTGATCGTGCGAATGAATTGCGTTTTTCCCGCCGCATACGCCCCGGTAATCACGATCTTCAATATCTGCATAGCGCACCGCTCCTCACAACCCGCGCACACGGCGCATCACGGCATCGATCAAACTGCGTCTGACCGGCAATGGACGCGCACCAGCGTCGGAAGCGGCATTCGCGCGCGCCAGCGCCGCCGCATGCCACGCGCCCTCGCGCTCATCGGTCTCGATCACAGACTGATCGCGCCAATGGGAGGAGCGTCGCTCGTGGTGTCGCGCGGGGGCGACTTCAATTAAGCCAATTGCCATCAACTCCAGGCACGTCCGGGTCACCTGGTCGAGAGGCAAGCCAAGCGCCTCGCTGATAGCGCGAATCCTGGAGCAGTGCGGTACCTGACTCAGAATACGCCACTGGCACACGCTCAAACTCACCTTGCTTTCGCGTCCCGGCGTCAATGATGACAGTTGCAGAGGTGTATCGGGCGTAATGTGGTGATACGGCAACAAAAATCGCGGATCGTCACGGCGCTTAATGCTCTCCAGCACCAGATGCTCTGCATCGTGACGCATACGCACCGGACGGCGCATCACCGATGCGTTGTGACGAAAGACAAACGTCGCGTCGTCCCAGAGCAATATGTGAATAACTGCTTCGTCCTGCGCGGCGATAATCGCGCGATCCGGGAGTCGCACAACGGCGGCGTCGATCAGATCTCCGGCGGCAACATACACAATGGCGCGTAAATTGTGATACGCCAGGAACAGCACGCCTGTTTTTGGTCCCATCCGAAAGACCTGAAACAGGTCGCTCAACGACATATCCTGGAGTGTGCCTTCGAGCGCCATTGCCGCACCTCCCACGATGGTATTATGCTTCGCCTGACAGCAACCGACGCGCTAGTCGTTCGTTGCCGACCATCTCTGCAAGCGCCTGGATCTGGCGATCCTCGTATGCCTGGTTGAACACGGCGACATCAAGCGCCAGCACTTTGCGCACTGCCGTAGCAGCCGCATCGGGTTGCGCGTGCGCGCGCGCAACCGTTTCGGCGTGCGCCATCGCAACGTCGAGCATGGCAAGCGGATAGCGCACCGGCAGACCGATCCGCACGTGCGTGTCGCCGATCTTGATGCGACGCCGGGCGTAGGCTTCGTCGTACACGCCGCAGAACAGTTCAACGAACCAGTTCTGCAACATGGAGTACATGTGGTTCATATTCACATTGCTGAAATACTCGGCCGTTTGCGGATGGGAAAGCAACCGCTCATAGAAATCCTCGCGCATCGCCGGCGCCTGTTGGTGCGCTTTGTCCTGCAATGATTTGAGAATGGCTGCTTCATCCGCGCTGAGATTCATGAGCTGCACCAGCTCACCCAGTGTTGCTTCGTTCTTGATCTGCCAGCTCAATCGGTCAACAGACATTGAATTCCTCCCTGATATGTGGACTCGGTTTGCATGGTTGCGCCCGATGCCAATCGACTCTGGGCGTGACGAGAGACGCATTGAGGTGTGAAGGAAGTTGGTATCGATCGAACAGAATGGAACTCGTTGTCTCGGAACGGGGAGACCGCATGCATCAACGGGGAAGAGCAATGCCTGCGGGTTTAGACGATCTGCCCGATTGCTCTGGCGGCATCGCGCGCTTCGAGACGAACCAGACCGAGGTTGGCGTCCTGCCGCAGGTTGACTGCCAGCAGGCTTTGATCGCCGGCCGGCAATACCATGAAGAGACCTTTGTTGGCTTTGATGATGATCTCTTCAGCCAGTCCAATTTTCAGTTCGCCGCCAACACGCCGCGTGACACCCATGATGGTCGCCGCCACTGCCGCCACACGCTCATTGCTGACATCCGCCGACATGCGCGATGCGAATGAGATACCATCGAGGCCCACAGCCGCAGCGCCGACCACGTCGGTTCCGGTGTTCGTCATGAGTTGGTCGATGACTGCCATGATTTGTTCTTGCCGGGAAGCCATAGCGCCTCTAAGTCCTTTCTTTGGGCGAATATGTTGCCCCTATTATCCGGTTAAGCGTTTCTCAAGACGATCACAGTTTCGTAACAATTTGTCACTATTTTCGCAATCATACGACGCTCTTTCATAAGACGAGCGCTGGAGACTCCACACAACCGGGCAGGCGAAGGCGATGCCTTTGCCTGCCCAACGAGATGTTCGTAGCGGCACAGGTCTACCATATGGACGCGCGCGCAGGTTTCCATACCTGTCTGGTTGCTCCACCAATCAAGGACTCACGCCCGTTGCTAAAGCGTGGACCGGTGGTTCTCGTTGTGGTATTATTGAGATGTTCAGCGAAGAACAACCGAGACGCACAAACTATCATCTTCTGCATCCATATCGAGAGCGTCTATGCATAAGCGCTTCCTCTTCATCCTGCTGGCGCTGAGCATGAGTTTCACGCCAGCGCTGCGTGCTCAAACCGATGCACCGCCCAGTATCAGGCAGACGAACGATCATCTATCATCAACCTCCGTCTCGGCTGAAACACCGGCGGACTTCACTGTCTACTTGCCTCTCGTGCGCGTTCCACCGGTTCCGGTGGCTACAGTGCTGAAACCATTCGATGTGAATGCCAGTGATCTGGTTGGTCCGGCAAGCTGGGATGCCAATTATGGCAAACGTCCTGAAATTATCGTTGTTGCGCAGGGAAGCACCCTCCATATTCTCGCGCAGGACTATGACCCCAGTACCGCCTGGAACGCGGCGCTCTTGCGCCTTGAACCTGCTGATGGCGGGTATCAGATAACCCAGGCGCTCACCCAACTGCCCATGCTGGATCGGATCATGGGTCTGGCGGTGGATGATGCAGGCAATCGCTATTATGCGACGTGCGTTGACGAGGCGCATCTTGTCAATCCTTACTACCCACCGCCTGGTTATCGCAGCAATATCGTGCGGGTGATCAAAGTCAGTCCGGCGGGCGAAGCGCTCTTCAATGTCGATCTCGATGTGGCGCGTCACGATGCGCCGATCATTAACCCAATGACGGCGTCATCAGCGCGTCTGGCGTTCGGCGGGAATCACATTGCGCTGGTGCATGGAGGAAACACGTCTCCCGACTGGAGCATCGAGGGGCAACGCCATCAGATATCGCTTTTCACCGAGCTCGATGCAATCAGCGGCGCGATTATAAAAACTCAAGGCGTTTGGACCAGCCATGCATTCGATCAACGGTTACTGTTTGATGGAACGCGGATACTCCAGCTTCATCTGGGCGATGCTTATCCGCGCGCTATCGTGCTGGGGCGCGGTTTTTATGAGGATTCAAACATATTTGCGATCAAAGGTCCCATTGGTGAAAATCTGACTGCCACCCGGCTCGGCAATATCGCTCTGATTGAACAAGACCCAACATACAAATATCTGGTGTTGTTCGCTACTGAAACCAGCGATCAGACAGGCAACATCTTTGACAGCAAAATCAATGGCCCGCGCAATCTGGCAATTGTACGCGTTCGAGGCGATAATTTCAGCGTCGATCCTGCGCTGCCTGACATCCTGACCGTTGAATCGGGCGGAGTCGTTGTTACCAACCGACTCCGCTGGCTGACAAACTATTCAGCGGAGTCGCGCCTGCATGCCGAACGTCCGAAGATGATTGGCATCGGGAATGACCGATATATTGTCCTGTGGGAAGAATGGCGGAACGTCAACCAGGAGACCGATGTATTCAACGGCGTGTATGGCATGCTGATCGATGCTCAGGGATCGATCCTGATCCCGGCGAAACTGCTCACGACAAGTCATCTGCCGCGCGGCGACGATGCGGTGTTCTTTCAAAACGGCGCAGCCTGGGTCACCGGCGATGCCGCGCGGCGAAACCTCTCTATTCATCTGGTGGATGCAACGCTTCAGTACCGGGTGGTGACGATTGACTGATCTTCGCCTGCCACAGAATGACGAGCACCCATGTGATCACAACGACGCTGATCACCGCATTGGCGCTCCCTGCCGCAATCGGCGAGGCGCTGACAAAGTCGAACGTCCCGTGCCACAGGGCGACCATTAGAATGCTGTTCCCGCTCCCGCGATAGATCCACGCCAACAGGATCGATCCCATCACAATGCTGATCAGATAACCCACAAAGCCGCCCATGCCGAGAGCGATGAAATTGTCCTTGTAGAAGAAGTACGGCAGATGCCACGCTCCCCACAGCACGCCAATGATCAC
This region includes:
- a CDS encoding carbohydrate kinase family protein, with amino-acid sequence MQPDNDNACEPIVVVGAACLDVKCRLRGEVLASTSNSADVRISVGGCARNVAENLARLGYPTTLVTVVCDDDFGQAIVQQTARAGVNTDHVIRVCDHHSPAYVALLSPEGQLITGVDDTEAVAALTPAVITSHRALFQRAPMVVMDANVPVESAKTLLDICAAADVPVALDPVAYAPALRYRPFIGSFSLVTPNAIEAEALTGIHVTDVAQAILAARRLTAEGVEIAIVTLAEQGLVYATSSSSGHIPAINVEIVDPTGAGDALTATVVYALLHDIPIDEAVRLGVSAATLTLESPDTVRQDLTLEILYAQLVI
- a CDS encoding SPFH domain-containing protein, producing the protein MASKGIFGRNDQSARYAAASLVLGLMFVSLVVIYLTVPQNDTVTLLCVVIMAVSLLIALNGDWNEIGMMAAFAALTSLMASYFLGRDVLGDTGGVLFPLVWIGVLLYVFRWISSHTVVVPEDHAIMVARFYSGSLYRLQPPLAPPLIPLLERRVATIPLYELSHDVKVAKINTGGSHSIDEVEVHLRYRVKNPEFALANIPNRGQIQNDVAREMGRDLERARLDVAFWEKLLARQLTHEVDDIVREVIFAETKSATDAYQKRHHISREVLRRLNELTQRWGVVVTRVDIDYFSVPEDRFRSPDPDGPVKQEVKRILETSKAEAQAEAERIRNIVRVLREEGIEISPEIIGALLIPEWTGEIEALPPPATMQPSSNKPGNGGAKPGNATRQ
- a CDS encoding MDR/zinc-dependent alcohol dehydrogenase-like family protein, with the protein product MHALVYDGKLRQVDDYPRPVLRAGEALIRPTLVGICNTDIEITRGYMNFRGVLGHEFVGVVVACEDAAWIGQRVVGEINAACRDCAVCRRGDESHCPNRTTLGIDRRDGAMAELFSLPIACLHRAPDRMPDAVAVFTEPVAAALEMLQQIHLRPTDQVAVVGDGKLGLLCVQAARLPGCDVTLVGRHPERWEFLESMAIHAIHVDELDAAYTARFDVVVDCTGHPHGFRVARRLVRPRGSLVMKSTFAAESECNLTMLVVDEIRLIGSRCGPFAAALRALDGGLIATAPLIAARFPLHDGLRAFAAAAGRLKVLLEV
- the fmt gene encoding methionyl-tRNA formyltransferase; translation: MRIVFLGSPTFAVLPLERLVADSRYQVVGVVTQPDRPAGRGKMPVATPVKQAALRLGLPVLTPETLRDPAAVADLADLRPDVGVVAAYGEILRRDVLAIPPLGYVNIHPSLLPLYRGPSPVAGAILNGDAETGVTIMVIEAKMDAGPILAQRVVPLPPDARTGSLTRELFAIGADMLLETLDAYATGAITPHPQDHARATFTKLLSREDGIIDWSQPALRIERMTRAYDPWPGATTTWRGAPLKIIAARVRSDRHSDAPPGTLLDTAEGLAVATGDGLLVLETVQPAGKRPLPAADWRRGVRLTGGERLGG
- a CDS encoding nucleotidyltransferase domain-containing protein; amino-acid sequence: MKWPDAQTVERALREWAQALAEQHSSVVRVGYIGSYARGDWGVGSDVDVVLIIAQSDLPFEQRAAAWDTTSLPVPVDLLVYTLDEWQNLPRDSRFAQVVEREARWVWER
- a CDS encoding HEPN domain-containing protein, whose product is MPNRSQDWFKQAERDLEQAIDSQRAGRHEWACFAAHQSAEKAVKALHLAHRQEAWGHVVARLLADLPLNVPPDLIDKGRVLDNFYIPTRYPNGHSAGAPYEHYGVLQSEQAIAYAREIVEFVRHEMA
- a CDS encoding MogA/MoaB family molybdenum cofactor biosynthesis protein, with amino-acid sequence MSHSEHEKIARSAVASVNCGILTISDTRTPETDTGGAIIRAGLEGAGHTVLRYMVVKDEPAQIVDIVRDFAAAGCQVIITSGGTGIARRDSTFEAIDALLEKRMPGFGEIFRMLSYQDIGPAAMLSRATAGVFQRSLIFCLPGSPAAVRLGMEKLILPELAHLVWETIR
- a CDS encoding GTP-binding protein, with product MQILKIVITGAYAAGKTQFIRTISDIEPVSTDYSVTLEEERALKRETTVALDFGTIAINDRLSLYLFGTPGQERFDFMWEHLAIGALGYVVMVDSCRPAHFAETQRLMARFAEITDAPFVVAANKQDDEAALPPAYVRRRLGVPPEAPVLPCVARDRESVKRVLLSLLHLIAAQVCD
- a CDS encoding DUF4388 domain-containing protein; its protein translation is MALEGTLQDMSLSDLFQVFRMGPKTGVLFLAYHNLRAIVYVAAGDLIDAAVVRLPDRAIIAAQDEAVIHILLWDDATFVFRHNASVMRRPVRMRHDAEHLVLESIKRRDDPRFLLPYHHITPDTPLQLSSLTPGRESKVSLSVCQWRILSQVPHCSRIRAISEALGLPLDQVTRTCLELMAIGLIEVAPARHHERRSSHWRDQSVIETDEREGAWHAAALARANAASDAGARPLPVRRSLIDAVMRRVRGL
- a CDS encoding protoglobin domain-containing protein, which produces MSVDRLSWQIKNEATLGELVQLMNLSADEAAILKSLQDKAHQQAPAMREDFYERLLSHPQTAEYFSNVNMNHMYSMLQNWFVELFCGVYDEAYARRRIKIGDTHVRIGLPVRYPLAMLDVAMAHAETVARAHAQPDAAATAVRKVLALDVAVFNQAYEDRQIQALAEMVGNERLARRLLSGEA
- a CDS encoding roadblock/LC7 domain-containing protein; amino-acid sequence: MAVIDQLMTNTGTDVVGAAAVGLDGISFASRMSADVSNERVAAVAATIMGVTRRVGGELKIGLAEEIIIKANKGLFMVLPAGDQSLLAVNLRQDANLGLVRLEARDAARAIGQIV